One Campylobacter concisus DNA segment encodes these proteins:
- a CDS encoding adenylosuccinate lyase — translation MNITQTLESLSILTDSDALFCELRALISKNFTKTLANKDKIISFYEESEIPQRKCFLKFIKKLYEKQGNELDVTFAKYKTIKLSLVQRNALTNIYNIDIDFFNGEMIFTLNNTPRAFASYILQNFKSNESKFDEKNHTFSLKIKKDSDFDLVEEIISRREHLKFIVNFNYNEVKFKEFKRNYKVQNSAKFKSRFSALANLLEENFEILGCSNSDSFETVRDSYLTLAKIYHPDRHSNKSESIKNEYNAKFKKIQAAYEALKPYFKNQENFIKVG, via the coding sequence ATGAATATAACCCAAACTTTAGAATCTTTAAGCATTTTAACCGATAGCGACGCTCTTTTTTGCGAGCTTCGCGCACTGATAAGTAAAAATTTCACAAAAACCCTAGCAAACAAAGACAAGATCATCTCTTTTTACGAAGAGAGCGAGATCCCGCAGCGAAAATGCTTCTTAAAATTTATAAAAAAACTCTACGAAAAACAGGGCAACGAGCTTGACGTGACCTTTGCAAAATACAAAACCATAAAACTATCTTTAGTGCAAAGAAATGCCCTAACAAATATCTACAACATCGATATCGATTTTTTTAATGGTGAGATGATCTTTACGCTAAACAATACTCCAAGAGCTTTTGCTAGTTATATATTGCAAAATTTTAAAAGTAATGAGTCTAAATTTGATGAGAAAAATCATACATTTAGCCTAAAGATAAAAAAAGATAGCGATTTTGACTTGGTAGAAGAGATCATTTCAAGACGCGAACATCTAAAATTTATAGTAAATTTTAACTACAATGAAGTCAAATTTAAAGAGTTCAAGAGAAACTACAAGGTCCAAAACTCGGCCAAATTTAAAAGTCGCTTCAGCGCTTTGGCAAATTTACTAGAAGAAAATTTTGAAATTTTAGGCTGCTCAAATAGCGATAGCTTCGAAACCGTAAGAGATAGCTACCTGACCCTTGCTAAAATTTACCACCCAGACAGGCACTCAAACAAAAGTGAAAGCATCAAAAACGAGTACAACGCTAAATTTAAAAAGATCCAAGCAGCTTATGAGGCGCTAAAACCATACTTTAAAAACCAAGAGAATTTTATAAAAGTTGGTTAA
- the mqnE gene encoding aminofutalosine synthase MqnE, whose amino-acid sequence MMNLLQKLESGERLSKQEAFSLYELDLFTLAKFADKKRRKLHGNKVFFNVNRHINPTNICADICKFCAFSAHRKNPNPYLMSHEEILKIVDESVSHGVKEIHIVSAHNATSGWQWYLEIFKKIKAAHPELHVKAMTAAEIDFLSRHYGLSYDEVIEKMLEYGVDSMPGGGAEIFDEEVRAKICKGKVSSENWLKIHKMWHDKGRQSNATMLFGHIESRENRIDHMLRIRDLQDETGGFNAFIPLVYQRENNYLKDVKFLGSAEILKTMAISRLVLDNVPHIKAYWATSTLNLAMIAQEFGADDLDGTIEKESIQSAAGANSANGVTLKTFCDLIKTSGFTPVERDSLYNELKIY is encoded by the coding sequence ATAATGAATCTATTACAAAAACTAGAAAGTGGCGAGAGATTAAGTAAGCAAGAGGCTTTTTCGCTTTATGAGCTTGATCTTTTTACCTTGGCTAAATTTGCCGACAAAAAGCGCAGAAAACTGCACGGCAACAAGGTCTTTTTTAACGTAAATCGCCATATCAATCCAACAAATATCTGTGCTGACATCTGTAAATTTTGCGCATTTTCAGCCCACAGAAAAAATCCAAATCCATACCTAATGAGCCACGAAGAAATTTTAAAGATCGTTGATGAGAGCGTGAGCCACGGCGTAAAAGAGATACACATCGTCTCCGCCCACAACGCAACTAGCGGCTGGCAGTGGTACTTAGAAATTTTTAAAAAGATAAAGGCAGCTCATCCAGAGCTTCACGTAAAGGCGATGACTGCGGCTGAGATTGATTTTTTATCGAGGCATTACGGCTTAAGCTACGATGAGGTGATAGAAAAGATGCTCGAATACGGTGTCGATAGCATGCCAGGGGGTGGGGCTGAAATTTTTGACGAAGAGGTCAGGGCTAAAATTTGCAAAGGCAAGGTAAGTAGCGAGAACTGGCTCAAAATTCACAAAATGTGGCACGATAAAGGCAGGCAAAGCAACGCAACAATGCTTTTTGGCCACATAGAAAGCCGTGAAAATAGGATCGATCACATGCTAAGGATCAGGGACTTGCAGGACGAAACTGGTGGATTTAACGCATTTATCCCGCTTGTCTATCAAAGAGAAAATAACTACTTAAAAGATGTTAAATTTCTAGGATCAGCTGAAATTTTAAAGACTATGGCGATATCTCGCTTGGTGCTTGATAACGTCCCACACATTAAAGCTTACTGGGCCACTTCGACGCTAAATTTAGCGATGATCGCTCAGGAATTTGGCGCTGATGATCTTGATGGCACGATAGAAAAAGAGAGTATCCAAAGTGCAGCTGGTGCAAATAGCGCAAATGGCGTCACACTAAAGACATTTTGCGATCTCATAAAAACATCTGGTTTTACGCCGGTTGAGCGTGATAGCCTATATAACGAACTTAAAATTTACTAA
- a CDS encoding NCS2 family permease — protein sequence MKFFDLAQNKTSVKQEFGAGLTTFLAMMYIVPVNAIIMSKTGMPYEALITATALITIFSTVLNGLWANTPVAMSVGMGLNAYFTFGLCIGMKVPWQTALGVVFLSGVIFVVLSFTNFRMWIIRSIPLDLRRAISAGIGTFISFVAFQQMGFIVNNDAVLVGIGNFRDPNVLLGVLGLFLVICFWAWKIKGAFILAVLVTSVIAWVLGIAPHPTEIFSTPASISPIFLELDIKGAFSLALLPVVITFFVTDLFDSIGTLAGVGTRAGIFDENKKDGVVKLEKTLEADAVATAAGSLVGVSTTTSFVESASGVEEGGRTGLTAVFCGLLFILTLFMLPLFKAIPGNAIYPILVMVGVLMFAELASINFKDPAIGIATFFIVVLIPLTYSITNGLAFGFMSYVIVKLIKREFSDINLGVVVLALISFIVFLVH from the coding sequence GTGAAATTTTTTGACTTAGCACAAAACAAAACGAGTGTGAAGCAGGAATTTGGAGCGGGACTTACGACATTTTTAGCGATGATGTATATCGTGCCGGTAAATGCGATCATTATGAGCAAAACTGGCATGCCTTATGAGGCATTAATCACTGCAACTGCGCTAATTACCATATTTTCTACTGTATTAAATGGCCTTTGGGCGAACACACCAGTTGCGATGAGCGTTGGCATGGGGCTTAATGCTTATTTTACATTTGGTCTTTGCATCGGCATGAAAGTGCCTTGGCAAACGGCTCTTGGCGTTGTTTTTCTAAGCGGCGTGATATTTGTCGTCTTGTCTTTTACAAATTTTAGAATGTGGATAATAAGATCCATCCCACTTGATCTAAGAAGAGCGATAAGCGCTGGCATAGGCACATTTATCAGCTTTGTCGCGTTTCAGCAAATGGGCTTTATAGTAAATAATGACGCGGTTTTGGTTGGCATAGGAAATTTCAGAGATCCAAACGTGCTTCTTGGCGTTTTGGGGCTATTTTTGGTTATTTGCTTTTGGGCGTGGAAGATAAAGGGCGCGTTTATCCTAGCTGTGCTTGTCACTTCAGTGATAGCTTGGGTGCTTGGCATCGCTCCTCATCCAACAGAAATTTTCTCAACTCCAGCCTCTATCTCTCCGATATTTTTAGAGCTTGACATAAAAGGTGCCTTTAGCCTAGCCTTACTACCAGTTGTTATCACATTTTTTGTGACCGATCTTTTTGACTCGATAGGCACACTAGCTGGCGTTGGCACAAGGGCTGGGATATTTGACGAAAACAAAAAAGATGGCGTCGTAAAACTTGAAAAAACTCTTGAAGCTGATGCTGTTGCTACTGCAGCTGGCTCGCTTGTAGGTGTAAGTACGACCACATCGTTTGTAGAGAGCGCAAGCGGCGTAGAAGAGGGTGGCAGGACTGGTCTAACAGCTGTATTTTGCGGACTTTTATTCATACTTACACTATTTATGTTGCCACTTTTTAAAGCGATCCCTGGCAATGCCATCTATCCGATCCTTGTAATGGTCGGCGTGCTTATGTTTGCCGAGCTTGCTAGCATAAATTTCAAAGATCCAGCCATTGGCATTGCGACATTTTTCATAGTTGTGCTCATCCCGCTTACTTACTCGATCACAAACGGCCTTGCATTTGGCTTTATGTCATATGTCATAGTTAAGCTCATAAAGAGAGAATTTAGCGATATAAATTTAGGTGTAGTCGTGCTAGCGCTCATTAGTTTTATCGTATTTTTAGTGCATTGA
- a CDS encoding ArnT family glycosyltransferase: MLERVREFASRHIAFSVFFICLIDFVFLLYAANSLSISYNEAEIFFQKHSLLSYILKLSTHFFGQNDLAVRGVMIFFHIASVVLMYKVSKFYIKLEFDRIVAVLLFVLLPGTLASALIINNAGICITLALLCIYLFHIKKKILFSLFFCLAFFIDGDFLIFYAGFFIFALYKRKPPLAWLSAILFLLTLYFFGFETNGRPSGHFIDTFGIFAAVFSPFVFIFFVYTIYRIWVKEKKDLLWFIAICSFCFCMIVSVRQRLELEQFLPFCVIATPLMVRVFFNSYRVRLPKFRKGHKICTSLVMLFLIFNWSAIIFNQIFYLFLSDPTKHLTYKFDVAKELADKLKEAGVQDIATDDTRLALRLKFYGIKTKSYSKNLLASADLDEKSKFSIEKMGKVVANFNIKER; this comes from the coding sequence TTGTTAGAAAGAGTTAGAGAATTTGCTAGCAGACACATCGCTTTTAGCGTATTTTTTATATGTTTGATTGATTTTGTTTTTCTACTTTATGCGGCAAATTCTCTTAGTATAAGCTACAACGAGGCTGAAATTTTCTTTCAAAAGCACAGCCTTCTAAGCTACATCTTAAAACTAAGCACCCATTTTTTTGGTCAAAATGACCTTGCTGTGCGGGGCGTGATGATCTTTTTTCACATCGCAAGCGTGGTTTTGATGTATAAGGTGAGCAAATTTTACATCAAGCTAGAGTTTGACAGGATCGTAGCGGTCCTACTTTTTGTGTTACTTCCTGGCACACTAGCTTCAGCCCTTATCATAAATAATGCTGGAATTTGCATCACTCTAGCGCTTTTGTGTATATATCTTTTTCATATTAAAAAGAAAATTTTATTTAGCCTCTTTTTCTGCCTAGCCTTTTTTATAGATGGCGATTTCTTGATATTTTATGCAGGATTTTTTATATTTGCACTTTACAAAAGAAAGCCGCCACTTGCTTGGCTAAGCGCCATTTTGTTTTTGCTGACACTTTACTTTTTTGGCTTTGAAACAAATGGCAGACCAAGCGGGCACTTTATCGATACCTTTGGCATATTTGCTGCTGTATTTTCGCCATTTGTCTTTATATTTTTTGTATATACGATTTATAGAATTTGGGTTAAGGAGAAGAAGGATCTTTTGTGGTTTATCGCCATTTGCTCATTTTGCTTTTGTATGATAGTCTCTGTGCGCCAAAGGCTGGAGCTTGAGCAGTTTTTGCCATTTTGCGTGATAGCAACGCCACTTATGGTAAGAGTTTTTTTCAACTCATATCGCGTGAGGCTGCCAAAATTTAGAAAAGGTCATAAAATTTGCACTAGCTTAGTGATGCTCTTTTTGATATTTAACTGGTCAGCGATCATCTTTAATCAAATTTTTTACCTCTTTTTAAGCGATCCTACAAAACATCTCACTTATAAATTTGATGTGGCAAAAGAGCTGGCAGATAAGCTAAAAGAGGCTGGAGTGCAAGATATTGCGACTGATGACACAAGGCTTGCTCTTAGGCTTAAATTTTATGGGATAAAAACAAAAAGCTACTCTAAAAATTTATTAGCAAGTGCCGATTTAGATGAGAAGTCAAAATTTAGTATAGAAAAAATGGGAAAAGTAGTTGCAAATTTCAATATCAAGGAACGATAA
- the glmS gene encoding glutamine--fructose-6-phosphate transaminase (isomerizing), with amino-acid sequence MCGIVGYIGDKEKKEVILSGLKELEYRGYDSAGMAVMSDGKIDFFKAVGKLENLALKTKDFTSEGFGVAIGHTRWATHGKPTEINAHPHLGEHSFVVHNGIIENYKELKDELEAKGVKFVSQTDTEVIVHLFEEILKEKKDPFKAYEATIAKLRGAYATLLITKTAPDKIFFAKDAAPMAIGKSDKKELYFASSDAPLIGNATEVAYLDDNNYGYVSLDEIAVFKHSKKASITFNALPKDKSYAQKEGYTFFMEKEIYEQGAVVSETIMGRVKNHKVTLENLDDEYLKGIDDVVLCACGTSYHAALVASYLFERLAKVRTKVEVASEFRYRKPYLNKNSLFIVISQSGETADTLEALRIAKEAGLKTLAICNVDNSSIVRLADNTLLTRAGIEKGVASTKAFATQIIVLWMLVLQMASAKGSISKKELDHEIKTLLHIPQILNIDNSLQEKLHRLSKHYLHGHGFFFIGRDIFYPLALEGALKLKEISYLHAEGYPSGEMKHGPIALADEKLFTIALMPQNLLYEKTKSNVEELAARDAYILAISPLEFELSDDYVKTSVQDHYMSEFFEMMLVLQLLALEISVRLGNNVDMPRNLAKSVTVE; translated from the coding sequence ATGTGTGGAATCGTAGGATACATCGGAGATAAAGAGAAAAAAGAGGTCATTTTAAGCGGTCTAAAAGAGCTTGAGTATCGTGGATACGACAGCGCTGGCATGGCTGTGATGAGTGATGGCAAGATAGACTTTTTCAAAGCGGTCGGCAAGCTTGAAAATTTAGCCCTAAAGACAAAGGACTTTACATCGGAGGGCTTTGGCGTGGCGATAGGTCACACACGCTGGGCAACTCACGGCAAACCAACTGAGATAAATGCTCACCCGCACCTTGGCGAGCACTCATTTGTCGTTCATAACGGCATCATCGAAAACTACAAAGAGCTTAAAGATGAGCTTGAGGCAAAGGGCGTTAAATTTGTCAGCCAAACCGACACCGAAGTGATCGTGCACCTTTTTGAGGAAATTTTAAAAGAGAAAAAAGACCCATTTAAGGCTTATGAGGCGACTATCGCGAAGCTAAGAGGCGCTTATGCGACGCTACTTATCACTAAAACTGCACCTGATAAGATATTTTTTGCAAAAGATGCCGCTCCTATGGCGATAGGCAAAAGCGACAAAAAAGAGCTATATTTTGCCTCATCAGATGCGCCGTTAATCGGCAACGCAACAGAAGTGGCATATCTTGATGATAACAACTACGGCTATGTGAGCTTAGATGAGATAGCTGTTTTTAAACACAGCAAAAAAGCTAGCATAACATTTAACGCACTGCCAAAAGATAAGAGCTATGCCCAAAAAGAGGGTTATACATTTTTCATGGAGAAAGAAATTTACGAGCAAGGCGCAGTCGTGTCTGAAACCATCATGGGCAGAGTTAAAAACCACAAAGTCACCCTTGAAAATTTAGACGATGAATACCTAAAAGGCATCGATGATGTCGTGCTTTGTGCGTGCGGTACGAGCTACCATGCAGCGCTTGTTGCAAGCTATCTTTTTGAGAGGCTTGCCAAAGTTAGAACAAAGGTCGAAGTGGCAAGCGAATTTAGATACAGAAAGCCTTATCTAAACAAAAACTCGCTCTTCATCGTCATCTCGCAAAGTGGCGAGACAGCTGACACTCTTGAGGCACTTAGGATAGCAAAAGAGGCTGGGCTAAAGACACTTGCAATTTGCAATGTCGATAACTCATCTATCGTTAGACTAGCTGATAATACGCTTCTAACTCGCGCCGGCATCGAAAAAGGTGTGGCAAGTACAAAGGCCTTTGCTACGCAGATCATCGTGCTTTGGATGCTTGTGCTTCAAATGGCATCAGCAAAGGGATCTATCAGCAAAAAAGAGCTTGATCACGAGATCAAAACGCTTCTTCACATACCACAAATTTTAAATATAGATAACTCTTTGCAAGAGAAGCTTCACCGCCTAAGCAAGCACTATCTGCACGGTCATGGCTTCTTCTTTATCGGTAGAGACATCTTCTATCCGCTAGCACTTGAAGGTGCGTTAAAACTTAAAGAAATTTCATATCTTCACGCCGAGGGCTATCCATCAGGCGAAATGAAGCACGGACCTATCGCGCTTGCAGATGAGAAGCTATTTACGATCGCTTTAATGCCTCAAAATTTGTTATATGAAAAGACAAAGAGCAACGTCGAAGAGCTTGCTGCAAGAGATGCATATATCCTAGCGATCAGCCCACTTGAGTTTGAGCTAAGCGATGACTACGTAAAAACAAGCGTTCAAGATCACTATATGAGCGAATTTTTCGAGATGATGCTAGTGCTTCAGCTACTTGCACTTGAAATTTCCGTTAGACTTGGCAACAATGTCGATATGCCAAGAAACCTCGCAAAAAGCGTAACTGTCGAATAA
- a CDS encoding type II secretion system protein produces MKKRAFTMIELIFVIVVVGILAAIMIPKLNRNASREAANQILTHIRYTQHLAMQDDKYSITEKGWAKQRWTIAFAKDKVDGCSVDKNNELTWKYSVFFDKSLNGNINSESEVANDIYKSGKLLSGGWSSGIVTEATCKKWNKELNLGKRFGIASVDFKDGCNGMQTIIFDEMGRPMRVASTTSGGAKRPYDRLLKKDCSITITDKRGNQTTITIEKESGFASIKENG; encoded by the coding sequence ATGAAAAAAAGAGCTTTTACGATGATAGAGCTTATTTTTGTTATTGTTGTTGTTGGAATTTTAGCTGCCATTATGATCCCAAAACTAAATAGAAATGCCTCAAGAGAAGCAGCAAATCAGATCCTAACTCATATAAGATACACTCAACACCTTGCTATGCAGGATGATAAGTATTCTATCACCGAAAAAGGATGGGCAAAACAGCGCTGGACGATAGCTTTTGCGAAAGATAAAGTAGATGGCTGTTCGGTTGATAAAAATAATGAGCTAACTTGGAAATATAGTGTCTTTTTTGACAAAAGTTTAAATGGAAATATAAATTCAGAAAGTGAAGTTGCAAACGATATCTATAAAAGCGGGAAACTCCTTAGTGGAGGCTGGAGTAGCGGAATAGTAACAGAAGCTACTTGCAAAAAGTGGAATAAAGAATTAAATTTAGGAAAAAGATTTGGTATAGCATCAGTTGATTTTAAAGACGGTTGCAATGGAATGCAAACTATAATTTTTGATGAAATGGGTCGTCCTATGAGAGTAGCAAGTACTACTTCTGGTGGAGCAAAGCGTCCTTATGATAGACTTCTTAAAAAAGATTGCAGTATAACAATAACTGACAAACGTGGCAATCAAACGACCATTACTATAGAAAAAGAAAGCGGCTTTGCATCTATAAAAGAGAATGGTTAA
- a CDS encoding CsgG/HfaB family protein: protein MKKRFLASKVFSSVAALCLFAGCASSNSGVTGAAAGDTAKNANTKIERCSQTLGTLSFYEDQSSSWYSYLTRDYQLGSTVPVLRILAQQTGCFVIVERGRSMDNMMQERALEASGELRKGSKFHKGQVVAADYTMQPEITFSKEDTGGISGLVGAVFGNVAGKVSGGFSKSETQTSLLLIDNRSGVQIAGAVGSDSNFDFFGMGSNSFSRVSAGLGGYTKTPEGRMIVNAFMDAMNQLIVALKDYKVQNVKGGLGKGGNIKIGD, encoded by the coding sequence ATGAAAAAGAGATTTTTAGCATCTAAGGTCTTTAGCAGCGTTGCCGCTCTTTGTTTATTTGCTGGATGCGCTAGCAGCAATAGCGGTGTAACTGGCGCTGCAGCAGGTGATACAGCCAAAAACGCCAACACGAAAATCGAGCGTTGCAGCCAAACACTAGGAACATTATCTTTTTACGAAGATCAAAGTAGCTCATGGTACTCATATCTAACTAGAGATTATCAGCTTGGCTCAACCGTACCAGTACTAAGGATCTTAGCTCAGCAAACTGGCTGCTTCGTCATAGTAGAGCGTGGCAGAAGTATGGATAATATGATGCAAGAGCGCGCACTTGAAGCTAGTGGCGAGCTAAGAAAAGGTTCTAAATTTCACAAAGGTCAAGTCGTAGCAGCTGATTATACCATGCAGCCAGAGATCACATTTAGCAAAGAGGACACTGGTGGTATCAGCGGACTTGTGGGCGCTGTCTTTGGTAACGTTGCTGGCAAGGTAAGCGGAGGCTTTTCAAAGAGCGAAACACAAACATCTTTGCTTCTCATAGACAACCGCTCAGGCGTACAAATCGCTGGTGCAGTTGGCAGTGATAGCAACTTTGACTTCTTTGGCATGGGCTCAAATTCATTTTCACGTGTGAGCGCTGGACTTGGTGGCTATACAAAGACACCAGAGGGCAGGATGATCGTAAATGCCTTTATGGACGCGATGAACCAACTTATAGTCGCACTAAAAGACTATAAAGTCCAAAATGTAAAAGGCGGTCTTGGCAAAGGCGGAAATATAAAAATAGGAGACTAA
- a CDS encoding HD domain-containing protein, which produces MLADKSAKNSDNYSKIKEKFLDFKANLPKHFQKNQGRNFTNFLAKEYDDFIKSYLNETMREFFDEFVPQNDSFAFSVLATGKYAQTLLSANSELEILLVYKNLKGYNIKNFLKEFSEILDNSGMKFVIKIAEVDEIFINFKDDLKFKSETSQLRYICGSKSLYRLVKSEIIKIKEFDKKAFLNYHLKAFLPFSSISYLTQEPNLKSGFGGIDEIYRLNCILNCLDSDVSVRSQALKVMNEKEIASFNLNVDFLLSLLSALNLTQNTDTFSASSVEITTNFMQTKSKKLQDNESVISQKMLSSMNNVAIYSRFIAASLCRPFFKSELSFEQRKFARLKNGFYEINGVIYVPLHKKPALIEDLINELLELKDVDYKFDISAIFYIKRAIITKDGLERAISEFKKIFLRENSYAILKSLLDAQMIQILIKPMEHISQLAEYDGYHEFTVDEHSILSVKFLENIKDKFIKNLYTELCLEGKTMLKIVTLMHDVGKGLGGKDHANIGANIFRAYANKLNLSQKAINIGVILIKYHTLMSNVSNREDIYSQRVIFAFISKLGDKQVLKLLYILSYCVINATNERLYNAYTAKLLRELYEISLSAFSDENLLDEATRRVKKEQSIKRNSEFLALEPKLQEKIFKITSNLVFTKYSASEIINLSKVADSLNETEIFINNSKNLSIQIYTNKSLNLSALLYEFAKFDLAYMEIFELFEKKFYIRLDFNQNVKNHELENTKILALKSLNSEVLREPLKPNINKDEINFELNHSKDYAKLSINAKDQRGLMAYVMSVFDRLHFQVTSARIQTVKNRTRNLFLIEKNERLESKGEEILNLLISE; this is translated from the coding sequence ATGCTAGCTGATAAAAGTGCCAAAAATAGCGATAATTATTCAAAGATCAAAGAGAAATTTCTTGATTTTAAGGCAAATTTGCCAAAACATTTTCAAAAAAATCAAGGCAGAAATTTCACAAATTTCTTAGCCAAAGAGTATGATGATTTTATAAAATCTTATTTAAATGAAACTATGCGAGAATTTTTTGATGAGTTTGTGCCACAAAATGACAGCTTTGCTTTTAGCGTTCTAGCCACTGGCAAATACGCTCAAACGCTGCTTAGCGCAAATAGTGAGCTTGAAATTTTACTAGTTTATAAAAATTTAAAGGGCTATAATATAAAAAATTTCTTAAAAGAATTTTCTGAAATTTTAGATAACTCTGGCATGAAATTTGTGATAAAAATTGCCGAAGTGGATGAAATTTTTATAAATTTCAAAGATGACCTTAAATTTAAAAGCGAAACCTCGCAACTTCGCTACATTTGTGGCTCAAAAAGCCTCTACCGCCTAGTAAAAAGCGAGATCATAAAGATAAAAGAATTTGATAAAAAAGCCTTTTTAAACTACCATTTAAAGGCATTTTTGCCATTTTCTAGCATAAGCTACTTGACACAAGAGCCAAATTTAAAAAGTGGCTTTGGCGGGATCGATGAAATTTACCGCTTAAACTGCATATTAAACTGCCTTGATAGCGACGTTTCAGTTAGATCGCAAGCCCTTAAAGTGATGAATGAAAAAGAGATTGCTAGCTTTAACCTAAACGTGGATTTTTTACTAAGCTTGCTAAGTGCTTTAAATTTAACTCAAAACACCGATACTTTCAGCGCTTCAAGTGTCGAGATCACGACAAATTTCATGCAGACAAAGTCCAAAAAGCTGCAAGACAACGAGAGCGTCATCAGCCAAAAGATGCTAAGCTCGATGAATAACGTGGCCATTTATTCAAGATTTATCGCAGCTTCGCTTTGCAGGCCATTTTTCAAAAGCGAGCTAAGCTTCGAGCAGAGGAAATTTGCTAGGCTGAAAAATGGCTTTTATGAGATAAATGGCGTCATCTACGTGCCACTTCACAAAAAGCCAGCGCTCATCGAGGATCTCATAAATGAGCTTTTGGAGCTAAAAGATGTGGATTATAAATTTGATATAAGCGCGATCTTTTATATCAAGCGAGCCATCATCACAAAAGATGGCCTAGAGCGCGCTATAAGCGAGTTTAAGAAGATATTTTTAAGAGAAAATTCCTACGCCATCTTAAAATCCTTACTAGATGCGCAGATGATACAAATTTTGATAAAACCGATGGAGCATATCTCCCAGCTAGCAGAATATGACGGCTATCACGAATTTACGGTTGATGAGCATAGCATCTTAAGTGTCAAATTTCTTGAAAACATAAAAGATAAATTTATAAAAAATCTCTACACTGAGCTTTGCTTGGAGGGCAAAACGATGCTTAAGATCGTGACGCTTATGCATGACGTAGGCAAAGGACTTGGCGGCAAAGATCACGCAAACATCGGCGCAAACATCTTTAGAGCCTATGCTAACAAGCTAAATTTAAGCCAAAAAGCTATCAACATCGGCGTCATCTTGATAAAATATCACACTCTAATGAGCAACGTCTCAAACAGAGAGGATATCTACTCGCAGCGCGTCATCTTTGCCTTTATCTCGAAGCTTGGCGACAAGCAGGTTTTAAAGCTACTTTACATCCTTAGCTACTGCGTGATAAATGCCACAAACGAGAGGCTTTACAACGCCTACACAGCAAAGCTTTTAAGAGAGCTTTATGAAATTTCTCTTAGTGCATTTAGCGATGAAAATTTACTTGATGAAGCGACAAGGCGAGTAAAAAAAGAGCAGTCTATAAAACGAAATAGCGAGTTTTTGGCGCTTGAGCCAAAGCTGCAAGAGAAAATTTTTAAGATCACATCAAATTTGGTCTTTACAAAATATAGCGCGAGCGAGATCATAAATTTAAGCAAAGTGGCCGATAGCTTAAATGAAACCGAAATTTTTATAAACAATAGTAAAAATTTAAGCATTCAAATTTATACAAACAAGAGCCTAAATTTAAGCGCCCTGCTCTATGAATTTGCCAAATTTGACCTTGCATATATGGAGATATTTGAGCTATTTGAGAAGAAATTTTACATCAGGCTTGACTTTAACCAAAATGTAAAAAATCATGAGCTTGAAAATACTAAAATTTTAGCCCTAAAATCCCTAAATAGCGAGGTTTTAAGAGAGCCTTTGAAACCAAATATTAACAAAGATGAGATAAACTTCGAGCTAAATCACTCAAAAGATTACGCCAAGCTTAGCATCAACGCAAAAGATCAGCGCGGGCTAATGGCTTATGTGATGAGTGTTTTTGACAGGCTTCATTTTCAAGTCACAAGTGCTAGAATTCAGACGGTTAAAAATAGAACGAGAAATCTCTTTTTGATCGAGAAAAACGAGCGACTTGAGAGTAAAGGCGAAGAGATATTAAATTTATTAATAAGCGAGTAA
- a CDS encoding phosphoribosyltransferase, producing MIFYSYDEFAIDAKKMAKQIKDEFDPEVILAVARGGLTLGHSLAVALENRNLFTLNSIHYEDTNKLDTIQIFNVPDLSKYTKILLVDDIIDSGESMVEIKRELLKRYPNLDIKIATVFYKEKALLLPEFKVKEAHDWVEFFWDIHI from the coding sequence ATGATATTTTATAGCTACGATGAATTTGCCATTGATGCTAAAAAGATGGCAAAACAGATAAAAGATGAATTTGATCCAGAGGTAATACTAGCTGTGGCAAGAGGTGGTCTAACGCTTGGCCACTCGCTAGCTGTTGCGCTTGAAAATAGAAATTTATTTACATTAAATTCTATCCACTACGAGGATACAAACAAGCTTGATACGATACAAATTTTTAACGTGCCAGATCTTAGCAAATACACTAAAATTTTGCTTGTTGATGATATCATCGATAGCGGCGAGAGCATGGTCGAGATAAAAAGAGAGCTGCTTAAACGCTATCCAAATTTAGATATAAAGATAGCAACTGTATTTTACAAAGAAAAGGCTCTGCTTTTGCCTGAATTTAAGGTAAAAGAGGCTCATGACTGGGTTGAGTTTTTCTGGGATATACATATTTAA